Proteins encoded by one window of Aspergillus chevalieri M1 DNA, chromosome 6, nearly complete sequence:
- a CDS encoding Zn(II)2Cys6 transcription factor (COG:K;~EggNog:ENOG410PJIV;~InterPro:IPR001138,IPR007219,IPR036864;~PFAM:PF00172;~TransMembrane:2 (o440-459i514-532o);~go_function: GO:0000981 - DNA-binding transcription factor activity, RNA polymerase II-specific [Evidence IEA];~go_function: GO:0003677 - DNA binding [Evidence IEA];~go_function: GO:0008270 - zinc ion binding [Evidence IEA];~go_process: GO:0006351 - transcription, DNA-templated [Evidence IEA];~go_process: GO:0006355 - regulation of transcription, DNA-templated [Evidence IEA]) codes for MPRPRVSPANRLRAYAACLACRTSKRRCSGTFPCPNCVHRGQADTCVPCPRDASAPQIRYQPYPTTVTTTGPSTANPDIGAQSPASIQSSQSHGLDPPSAGAQHRTHPRMLWNRQGERVYVGKAASLSFLQLLRDTVTQHIGPSQFSHNVKSEDMLETESLHHIPPAVDDRLDLAHKEVFIRAYLTATSGFLHVISESETLQSLMESLEVDKERENTRQAFRDVMIAIGAQSCKGDPTTVQAERFFFARGQRRAFSSMLETPSLELVRLFLCMSFYMLGACRRNAAFMYLGVAARAAVALGLHQTGLSGSMTANEQQQRARVWMSLCVLDLLVSSILGRPPATATVQLEYGEYPANLDLPSNRTGASLVASYRMSLILDEITRQLYSERAASADVAESLLAKLTRWSDQLPESILAPPGDEQDRAAAQKQIIGSLHVACFYHFAVIVVTRPFLVSVLGVRLARVHQDLSASEQVRPEEDPAHSKLSVACVDSAVYMIQTCLEIHQSHLLLNNMCILKAFIFAAALVVGFSMFSQKELDSALDSAFNGALDILRMLSQQSAQAAHYLEILTFLSTAITEQRQRLASQSRHSRSRYVSKLFSLHRRRSPGTHESTESSAVSPLASQSTAAQSDEQGDRVLTMPADIDDAFSGWEGMELPLWDSFPYIAEPFQLQDRTNEGNTL; via the exons ATGCCACGTCCAAGGGTCTCGCCCGCTAATCGTCTCCGCGCCTACGCGGCCTGCCTCGCCTGCCGGACCTCCAAGAGACGATGTTCAGGGACTTTTCCCTGCCCGAATTGCGTCCATCGCGGACAGGCTGACACTTGCGTGCCGTGCCCGCGAGATGCGTCCgctccccagattcgataccAACCATATCCCACGACCGTGACGACAACGGGGCCGAGTACGGCCAATCCGGACATCGGGGCTCAGTCCCCTGCCTCCATCCAGAGCTCCCAGTCGCACGGACTCGATCCACCGTCAGCGGGTGCTCAGCATAGAACCCATCCCCGGATGCTGTGGAACCGTCAGGGAGAGCGAG TTTACGTGGGCAAAGCTGCGTCGTTGTCATTCCTGCAGCTGCTCCGCGATACCGTTACTCAGCATATTGGACCCTCCCAGTTTTCGCATAATGTCAAGAGTGAGGATATGCTCGAGACGGAGTCTCTGCATCATATTCCACCAGCCGTCGATGATCGTCTCGACTTGGcccacaaagaagtctttaTCCGCGCCTATCTTACAGCC ACAAGTGGCTTCCTCCACGTCATCTCCGAATCGGAGACCCTGCAGTCGTTGATGGAATCTCTGGAGGTGGACAAAGAGCGGGAGAATACCCGTCAGGCCTTCAGGGACGTCATGATCGCCATTGGTGCGCAATCATGCAAAGGCGATCCGACCACCGTCCAAGCAGAACGGTTCTTTTTCGCGCGAGGGCAGCGTAGAGCGTTCTCGAGCATGTTGGAGACACCTAGTCTCGAGCTAGTGCGGTTGTTCCTTTGCATGTCGTTTTACATGCTCGGAGCTTGTCGTAGAAATGCTGCATTCATGTATCTGGGCGTGGCGGCCCGAGCAGCTGTGGCTCTGGGTCTGCATCAAACCGGTTTGTCCGGCTCAATGACCGCGAATGAGCAGCAACAGAG AGCGCGGGTGTGGATGAGCCTTTGTGTTCTCGACCTCCTGGTCAGTTCCATCCTCGGACGACCGCCAGCAACGGCCACTGTGCAGCTCGAGTATGGGGAATATCCAGCCAATCTCGACCTGCCTAGCAATCGGACTGGCGCAAGTCTCGTTGCCTCTTACCGCATGTCGCTGATCTTGGATGAAATCACGAGACAACTATATAGCGAAAGGGCCGCATCTGCAGACGTAGCGGAATCGCTGTTAGCCAAGTTGACTCGATGGAGCGACCAGCTGCCGGAGTCAATACTAGCGCCCCCAGGCGACGAGCAGGACCGTGCCGCTGCCCAGAAGCAGATCATAGGCAGCTTACATGTTGCATGCTTTTACCACTTCGCGGTTATTGTCGTTACGCGGCCGTTTCTGGTGTCTGTTCTGGGTGTTCGACTGGCACGAGTGCACCAGGACTTGTCAGCGTCTGAGCAGGTGAGACCGGAGGAGGATCCAGCGCATTCTAAGCTCTCCGTGGCTTGTGTGGATTCGGCCGTCTACATGATCCAGACGTGTTTGGAAATACACCAGTCGCACTTACTCTTGAACAACATGTGCATCCTCAA GGCTTTCATTTTCGCCGCGGCACTGGTCGTCGGGTTCTCCATGTTCTCGCAGAAGGAACTAGACTCTGCATTAGACTCCGCGTTCAATGGAGCTCTCGACATCCTCCGCATGCTCTCGCAACAATCCGCGCAGGCAGCGCATTACCTCGAGATCCTCACGTTTCTATCGACTGCGATAACTGAGCAACGCCAGCGTCTAGCCTCACAGAGTCGACATAGTCGAAGTCGATACGTCAGCAAGCTTTTCAGCCTACACAGACGCCGCTCCCCAGGAACCCACGAGAGCACGGAGTCGTCCGCAGTCTCTCCGTTGGCATCGCAGAGCACTGCCGCCCAGTCAGACGAACAGGGCGATCGGGTCTTGACGATGCCGGCCGATATCGACGATGCGTTTTCAGGCTGGGAGGGAATGGAGTTGCCGCTGTGGGATAGTTTTCCGTACATTGCAGAACCGTTTCAGCTGCAGGACAGGACGAATGAGGGGAATACGCTCTGA
- a CDS encoding putative nonsense-mediated mRNA decay protein Upf3 (COG:A;~EggNog:ENOG410PHJT;~InterPro:IPR000504,IPR039722,IPR005120,IPR035979, IPR012677;~PFAM:PF03467,PF00076;~go_function: GO:0003676 - nucleic acid binding [Evidence IEA];~go_process: GO:0000184 - nuclear-transcribed mRNA catabolic process, nonsense-mediated decay [Evidence IEA]) — translation MTQIKSTGGVLPIPAAATQKNAPAKKAPKPPAPRLKLLIRRLPPGLTEEEFRHAVGEAWMAGAGKVDWFQYRPGKVSKDPAKPSRPSRAYIHVISSDHIAPLADKVRQSSFLDAQNTANDPVLLGPPSVEFAPYAKIPGNRVRKDARQGTIDQDPDFFAFLESLTQPITKPSAESVEPEEKKETMTTTPLVQYIKDKKANKAKEQTAAKSSRKSEKEAKLEKVQAKKLLQRPDRETAPVTEKMEKKSKSDKATKEAVKAANKAANVAAKQSGRATPTGKETPTAPASERKRERGNAAAAAKILQRDLGLSSSGGHRKGGKGGSEADAKKENVPNAPTEPSKKETAKPPKQPKGKASETTPQPSEPSTPQPQPTPPPSALAASKPPKPSKGKQPAASPSATATQAFLKHANPSQGVTELLLETAFSPFGQVVSVEIDKKKGFGYVDFAEPSGLQKAIAASPVTVAQSQVVVLERKTNPGGDKSRKGRGGAAGGEQAAANSGNGNNNSSARGGKPEGSGGGGSSRGRGGRGRNRGGNKPEKERA, via the exons ATGACGCAAATAAAATCGACCGGAGGGGTCCTCCCAATCCCCGCCGCAGCCACCCAGAAGAACGCGCCCGCGAAAAAGGCCCCCAagcctcctgctccccgCCTGAAACTGCTAATCAGACGACTGCCCCCGGGCCTGACGGAGGAAGAGTTCAGACATGCAGTGGGAGAGGCGTGGATGGCTGGCGCTGGAAAGGTCGACTGGTTTCAGTACAGACCTGGCAAGGTGTCCAAGGA TCCTGCGAAACCCTCTCGACCGTCGCGCGCCTACATCCACGTCATTTCGAGTGATCACATCGCGCCTCTTGCCGACAAGGTTCGCCAGAGTTCGTTCCTAGATGCCCAGAACACAGCCAACGATCCGGTTCTCTTGGGTCCTCCGTCGGTGGAATTTGCGCCATATGCCAAAATACCCGGCAACCGTGTGCGAAAGGATGCCCGTCAAGGGACTATCGACCAGGATCCGGACTTCTTCGCGTTCCTCGAAAGTCTAACGCAGCCCATTACGAAACCGTCTGCGGAGTCGGTCGAGccggaggagaagaaggagacaATGACTACGACGCCGTTGGTGCAGTACATCAAGGACAAGAAGGCGAACAAGGCCAAGGAGCAGACTGCTGCCAAGTCGTCCAGAAAGTCCGAGAAAGAGGCCAAACTGGAGAAGGTGCAGGCGAAGAAACTTTTACAACGTCCGGATCGTGAGACTGCGCCAGTTACGGAGAAAATGGAGAAGAAGTCGAAATCCGACAAGGCAACCAAGGAAGCTGTCAAGGCGGCCAACAAAGCCGCCAATGTTGCAGCCAAACAGTCTGGGAGGGCAACACCAACTGGCAAAGAGACACCTACGGCCCCAGCTTCGGAGCGGAAGAGAGAACGTGGGaacgcagcagcagcagccaagaTTCTCCAGCGAGACTTGGGACTGTCTTCGTCCGGCGGACATCGGAAGGGTGGAAAGGGTGGTTCTGAGGCTGatgcgaagaaggaaaacgTCCCCAACGCCCCGACAGAGCCCAGCAAGAAGGAAACGGCGAAACCCCCCAAGCAGCCCAAGGGTAAAGCCAGCGAGACTACACCTCAGCCTAGCGAACCGTCCACCCCTCAACCCCAGCCCACGCCTCCACCCAGTGCTCTTGCAGCTTCGAAACCGCCCAAACCGTCGAAAGGAAAGCAGCCAGCCGCCAGTCCCAGCGCCACCGCTACGCAAGCGTTCCTCAAGCACGCCAACCCGTCTCAGGGAGTTACCGAGCTGCTCTTGGAAACCGCGTTTTCACCATTTGGCCAAGTCGTGTCGGTCGAGATtgacaagaagaaaggatTCGGATATGTGGACTTTGCGGAACCCAGCGGATTGCAAAAGGCTATTGCCGCTAGTCCGGTGACCGTGGCGCAGAGTCAGGTCGTGGTGTTGGAGCGGAAGACGAACCCTGGAGGCGACAAGTCGCGCAAAGGTCGTGGAGGAGCAGCTGGAGGAGAGCAAGCGGCCGCTAACAGCGGCAATGGGAATAATAACAGCAGTGCGCGTGGGGGGAAGCCTGAAGGAAGCGGTGGTGGGGGATCATCTCGAGGTcggggaggacgaggacggaACAGGGGAGGAAATAAGCCAGAGAAGGAGAGGGCGTAG